One Clostridia bacterium genomic region harbors:
- a CDS encoding citrate synthase: MKNDTLTVIDNRTNINYSLPVENGTVRAIDLRQIKTDLDDFGLMTYDPAFTNTASCKSSITYIDGDRGILRYRGYSIEDLAEHCTFLDVAYLLLNGELPEREQSGAWAYEITRHSMLHETVREFIQRFRYDAHPMAILCSTVAALSAVYPEAAKVTDPAVRRRQIVRLIAKMPTIAAASYRHRLGFPYVFPDNDLDYTGNFMNMMWKMVEPKYVANPVLARALDILFVLHADHEQNASTNTMRSVGSTQADPYLCTSAAATALSGPLHGGANEAVLRMLDEIGTVGNVPNFVAQVKGGGGKLMGFGHRVYKNYDPRARIIKQVATQVFEVTGRNPRLDIALELERIALEDEYFVARKLYPNVDFYSGIILQAMGFKPEMFPVLFAIARTAGWLSQWDELMRDPEQKISRPRQVYTGHELRKVQDAKKVPAASAR, encoded by the coding sequence ATGAAGAACGACACCCTAACGGTCATCGACAATCGCACTAACATCAACTACTCGCTCCCCGTCGAGAACGGCACCGTCCGAGCCATCGATCTGCGCCAGATCAAGACCGACCTTGACGACTTCGGCCTTATGACTTACGACCCCGCCTTCACTAACACGGCCTCCTGCAAAAGCTCTATTACCTACATCGACGGTGATCGCGGAATCCTGCGCTATCGCGGCTACAGCATCGAGGACCTCGCTGAGCATTGCACCTTCCTGGACGTTGCCTACCTGCTGCTCAACGGCGAACTGCCCGAAAGAGAACAGAGCGGAGCGTGGGCGTACGAAATTACGCGCCACTCCATGCTGCACGAGACGGTACGCGAGTTCATTCAGCGCTTCCGCTACGATGCGCACCCGATGGCGATTCTGTGCAGCACCGTTGCTGCGCTGTCCGCTGTCTATCCGGAAGCTGCCAAGGTCACAGACCCCGCTGTCCGGCGCCGCCAGATCGTTCGCCTCATTGCCAAGATGCCGACCATTGCCGCCGCTTCTTATCGGCACCGCCTCGGTTTTCCGTACGTCTTTCCGGACAACGATCTCGACTACACCGGCAATTTCATGAACATGATGTGGAAGATGGTCGAGCCGAAGTACGTGGCCAACCCCGTGCTCGCCCGCGCGCTGGACATTCTCTTTGTACTGCACGCGGATCACGAACAGAACGCCAGCACCAACACCATGCGTAGCGTCGGCAGTACCCAGGCAGATCCGTACCTTTGCACGTCGGCGGCAGCAACCGCGCTGAGCGGGCCATTGCACGGCGGCGCCAATGAAGCCGTGCTGCGTATGCTCGACGAAATCGGAACGGTTGGTAATGTCCCCAATTTCGTCGCGCAGGTCAAAGGCGGAGGCGGCAAGCTCATGGGCTTCGGACACCGCGTTTACAAGAACTACGACCCGCGCGCCCGCATCATTAAGCAGGTAGCAACGCAGGTCTTCGAGGTCACCGGACGCAATCCCCGCCTCGACATCGCGCTTGAACTCGAACGCATCGCGCTTGAAGATGAGTACTTCGTTGCACGCAAGCTGTACCCGAACGTGGACTTCTATTCGGGCATCATCCTGCAAGCCATGGGATTCAAGCCGGAGATGTTCCCCGTCCTCTTCGCCATCGCGCGTACCGCCGGATGGCTCTCGCAATGGGATGAACTGATGCGTGACCCCGAGCAGAAGATCTCGCGCCCACGGCAGGTTTACACCGGACACGAACTTCGGAAGGTTCAGGACGCAAAGAAGGTCCCGGCGGCATCAGCCCGCTAG
- a CDS encoding DUF4382 domain-containing protein, whose product MRRKLLWMSVAAVLTIAIAVGCGGGGGSTSTQMARVNLSLSDPPTCAGPSGAFGHVYVTIKDVKIHTSASANENDGGWVDLTPDLSKAPQQVDLLGIANNNCFLAMLGSQTALQPGTYQQIRVYLADDAAAGTITGNKCNGAANCVVLAADNSVHALDLSSESRTGIKIPSGQLAGGKFVIAAGETKDLNIDFDACASIVSQTGGRFRLKPVLHAGEVKLTSSSVSGKLVDQTTNAPIVGGKAIVALESRDASGVNRVVMQVTPDASGNFVLCPVPTGTYDVVAVAVSGSGVAYAATVATGVQPGNALGNIPMVAQTGTSTAPASITGQVTTTKGTATVADVTLATLQSITVGGTTVNIVVPLAQQSSATATVPTTTDASCPANTACASYTLSVPAMQPNVGTFAAAGTTYTQATTTPVAYSVNARAFVQGSGATPDCSPSEVTVATLAGGGALTVTPGASSAASTGTFTGCQ is encoded by the coding sequence ATGCGACGGAAATTATTGTGGATGTCGGTGGCGGCCGTGTTAACGATCGCTATCGCCGTGGGTTGCGGTGGTGGTGGCGGTTCTACTAGTACGCAGATGGCTAGGGTGAATCTATCTCTCAGCGATCCGCCGACATGCGCGGGGCCGAGTGGTGCTTTCGGGCATGTGTACGTGACGATCAAAGACGTGAAGATCCATACCAGCGCGTCGGCAAATGAGAATGATGGCGGCTGGGTGGACCTGACGCCGGATCTGAGCAAGGCGCCACAGCAGGTCGACCTGCTCGGCATCGCAAACAACAATTGCTTCCTGGCTATGCTGGGTTCGCAAACAGCGTTGCAGCCGGGCACGTATCAGCAGATAAGGGTTTACCTGGCGGACGATGCGGCGGCGGGAACAATTACGGGCAACAAGTGCAACGGCGCGGCGAACTGCGTTGTACTGGCGGCGGACAACAGCGTGCATGCGCTGGACCTCTCGAGTGAATCGCGCACAGGAATCAAAATTCCTTCAGGGCAGCTAGCCGGGGGCAAGTTCGTTATTGCCGCGGGCGAGACGAAAGATTTGAACATCGACTTCGACGCGTGCGCCTCAATTGTGTCGCAAACTGGCGGGCGCTTCCGGCTGAAGCCGGTTCTACATGCCGGCGAAGTTAAGCTGACGTCCAGTTCCGTGAGCGGCAAACTGGTGGACCAGACGACGAATGCGCCCATCGTAGGCGGCAAGGCGATCGTGGCGCTTGAGAGCCGCGATGCCAGCGGAGTGAATCGCGTCGTCATGCAGGTGACGCCGGACGCGAGCGGCAATTTTGTTCTTTGCCCAGTTCCCACGGGTACGTATGACGTGGTGGCGGTTGCGGTGAGCGGCTCGGGAGTCGCCTATGCGGCTACGGTCGCAACGGGAGTGCAGCCCGGCAATGCCTTGGGGAATATTCCCATGGTGGCACAGACGGGCACGAGCACGGCACCCGCTTCGATCACAGGGCAAGTGACAACGACGAAGGGAACAGCGACGGTTGCGGACGTGACGCTTGCGACGTTGCAGTCGATCACGGTGGGCGGCACGACGGTGAACATCGTGGTTCCCCTGGCTCAGCAATCTTCGGCAACGGCGACGGTGCCGACCACTACGGATGCAAGCTGCCCGGCCAACACCGCATGTGCGAGCTACACGCTATCCGTTCCGGCAATGCAGCCGAACGTCGGCACGTTCGCAGCCGCTGGGACGACATACACGCAGGCGACGACGACGCCAGTGGCGTACTCAGTGAACGCACGGGCTTTCGTACAGGGTTCCGGTGCTACGCCCGACTGCTCGCCTTCCGAGGTCACGGTTGCGACACTAGCAGGCGGAGGCGCGCTGACGGTGACGCCAGGAGCGAGCTCGGCGGCGTCAACAGGGACGTTTACGGGATGCCAGTAG
- a CDS encoding zinc ribbon domain-containing protein, with the protein MPLYEYQCKSCQHRFEKIQKFSDPLVTKCPECGKEQVEQMISAPAVQFKGSGWYVTDYAKKNSSQGSSGSNGSKIEANASSSDSKSAAKPESKSEAKTSSGSPAAAKSASEK; encoded by the coding sequence GTGCCGCTTTACGAGTACCAGTGCAAGAGTTGTCAACATCGCTTTGAAAAGATCCAGAAATTTTCCGATCCGCTCGTCACCAAATGCCCGGAGTGTGGCAAAGAACAGGTCGAGCAGATGATCTCCGCCCCTGCCGTGCAGTTCAAGGGCTCAGGTTGGTACGTGACCGATTACGCCAAGAAGAACTCCAGCCAGGGTTCCAGCGGATCGAATGGCTCGAAGATCGAAGCCAACGCTTCCAGCTCAGACTCGAAGTCTGCGGCGAAGCCTGAATCGAAGTCCGAGGCAAAAACCTCCTCCGGCTCACCTGCTGCCGCGAAATCTGCCTCTGAAAAATAG
- the rsmI gene encoding 16S rRNA (cytidine(1402)-2'-O)-methyltransferase, producing the protein MVNFAAMANNGSSPQRQPKSPALYLVATPIGNLEDITFRAVRTLKEVDLIACEDTRQTQKLLNHYDIEKRCISYHEHNELTRAAELIMQLEQGSSIAMVTDAGMPGISDPGFRLISLAIRHHIPVVPIPGASAFLAALVASGLPTDAFRFSGFLPVKSGQRRKLLESVKDSPRTQIFYEAPHRLLDSLEDIADVLGPNRHVVVAREVTKIYEEFLRGQVAEVLETLKARDEIRGEITLLIGKAEDQGAPVVTQKNVRQRVRELMKTEDVDEKEAMKRIAKEMGVSKSEVYRELQKTKQ; encoded by the coding sequence GTGGTAAACTTCGCGGCAATGGCGAACAATGGTTCCAGCCCGCAGCGGCAGCCGAAGAGTCCGGCGCTGTATCTTGTTGCCACACCCATCGGCAACCTGGAAGACATCACATTCCGCGCCGTGCGTACCCTGAAGGAAGTGGACCTGATCGCCTGCGAGGATACTCGGCAGACGCAGAAGCTGCTGAACCACTACGATATCGAGAAGCGCTGCATCAGCTATCACGAGCACAACGAACTGACACGTGCGGCTGAGTTGATCATGCAGTTGGAGCAAGGCTCGTCGATCGCGATGGTGACGGATGCGGGCATGCCCGGCATCTCCGATCCCGGCTTCCGGTTGATCTCGCTGGCAATTCGGCATCACATCCCGGTGGTGCCCATCCCGGGTGCGTCGGCATTTCTGGCGGCACTGGTCGCGAGCGGCCTTCCGACCGACGCGTTCCGCTTCAGCGGATTCCTGCCGGTGAAGAGCGGACAACGCCGAAAGTTGCTGGAGAGCGTCAAAGATTCGCCACGAACGCAGATTTTCTACGAAGCTCCCCATCGTTTGCTTGACTCGCTGGAAGATATCGCCGACGTGCTAGGTCCGAATCGACATGTAGTTGTCGCACGGGAAGTGACGAAGATTTACGAAGAGTTCCTGCGCGGACAGGTGGCCGAGGTGCTGGAAACACTGAAAGCGCGCGATGAGATTCGCGGCGAGATCACACTGCTGATCGGAAAGGCCGAGGACCAGGGTGCGCCTGTCGTCACGCAGAAGAATGTGCGCCAGCGCGTTCGCGAGCTGATGAAGACTGAAGACGTCGATGAAAAAGAAGCGATGAAGCGCATCGCTAAAGAGATGGGCGTCAGCAAGAGCGAAGTCTATCGGGAGTTACAGAAGACGAAGCAGTAA
- a CDS encoding nuclear transport factor 2 family protein — protein sequence MQVLLRIALISVVLTLVFDAAAQQTPAAATPSQHTTQADAQEQQAIRNALNSSTAEWNKGSLEGYMEIYWNSPDVTFGGGASFTKGYQQILDHYRRIYQSPGREMGKLDFPEINVNFLSADTALVRGRWHLRLTTREPHGVFTLIMRKFPEGWKIIHDHSSGQ from the coding sequence ATGCAGGTTTTATTGCGCATAGCGCTTATCTCAGTCGTCCTTACATTGGTTTTCGACGCTGCGGCACAGCAGACGCCGGCGGCCGCAACCCCTTCTCAACACACCACACAGGCGGATGCGCAAGAGCAGCAGGCAATCCGCAATGCCCTCAACTCATCTACCGCCGAGTGGAACAAAGGCAGTCTCGAAGGCTACATGGAAATCTATTGGAACTCGCCGGACGTCACCTTCGGCGGGGGTGCCTCGTTTACCAAGGGATACCAGCAGATTCTCGATCACTACAGGCGCATCTACCAGAGTCCCGGACGCGAGATGGGCAAACTCGACTTCCCGGAGATCAACGTCAATTTCCTCAGTGCCGACACCGCTCTTGTGCGCGGACGTTGGCACCTGAGGTTGACTACCAGAGAACCTCACGGCGTGTTCACGCTTATCATGAGGAAGTTTCCAGAGGGCTGGAAGATCATTCACGACCACTCGTCCGGCCAATAG
- a CDS encoding hotdog domain-containing protein: MSKPVPVGARGICEERVKFENTLTAHHHELPPVYSTPDMIRLMETAGFHALKPFCEEGEISVGTAINIEHRAPAGVNTVVKAEAVVESSDGRFYVLRVTARDDQQEIGRGTITRAIVSTGKFLEKYGITKD, from the coding sequence ATGTCTAAGCCAGTTCCGGTCGGCGCGCGTGGAATTTGCGAAGAACGCGTGAAATTTGAAAACACTTTGACGGCCCACCATCATGAGCTGCCGCCGGTCTATTCCACGCCTGACATGATCCGTCTCATGGAGACCGCGGGTTTCCATGCGTTGAAGCCATTCTGCGAAGAGGGCGAGATCAGCGTAGGCACAGCCATCAACATTGAGCATCGGGCGCCTGCGGGAGTGAACACGGTAGTCAAAGCCGAAGCTGTGGTGGAGTCGTCCGACGGCAGGTTTTATGTGCTGCGAGTGACTGCGCGCGACGATCAGCAGGAGATAGGACGAGGCACGATCACGCGGGCCATCGTGAGCACCGGGAAATTTCTGGAAAAGTACGGCATCACAAAAGACTGA
- a CDS encoding glycine/sarcosine/betaine reductase selenoprotein B family protein yields the protein MLQMSRKCVPYTPMASRLADLNIAIVSSTGIYLEGQTPYNNEGDDSYRVLPGDMNVADIRWKHGHYDTSNAERDPNVVFPIERLRELAAEGVIRGVANKHIGFKGFSMDLKRRYEHLAPAIANEIERSQADAVLLTGG from the coding sequence ATGCTTCAGATGTCGCGTAAGTGTGTGCCGTACACGCCGATGGCGTCACGGCTAGCGGATCTGAACATTGCGATTGTTTCTTCCACCGGCATCTACCTCGAAGGCCAAACCCCGTACAACAACGAAGGCGACGATAGCTACCGCGTGCTGCCGGGCGACATGAACGTTGCCGACATTCGGTGGAAGCACGGTCACTACGACACCTCGAACGCGGAGCGCGATCCTAATGTCGTGTTCCCGATCGAGCGCCTCCGAGAACTGGCGGCGGAAGGCGTCATCCGCGGGGTTGCGAATAAGCACATCGGTTTCAAAGGTTTTTCAATGGACCTGAAGCGCCGGTACGAGCACCTGGCGCCGGCAATCGCGAACGAGATCGAGCGATCGCAAGCGGACGCGGTGCTGCTGACGGGCGGTTGA
- the tgt gene encoding tRNA guanosine(34) transglycosylase Tgt, translating to MSFRFQVEATCGAARAGRFVTPHGEVETPVFMPVGTLATVKAVPQDVLEELGVQILLNNTYHLYLRPGVEQVRKLGGTHKFMSWDRSILTDSGGFQVFSLSELRKISEDGVAFRSHLDGSSHFFSPESSIAAEIGLGADIIMAFDECTEYPADRARARHSMEMTSRWARRSKDYFEAHKHEVPWFEEKALEHGSTQEQALFGIVQGGMYTDLRRESAERTVAMDFPGYAIGGLSVGEPREQTWDVVNATIPLLPSDKPRYVMGVGTPEEIVQYASMGVDMMDCVLPTRAARHGLLFTSEGKVNIKNSRFALDQGPIDPNCECKVCRRYTRAYLRHLYASNESLAQVLNTVHNLAYYLDTMRRVRQSILLGEFASSRSAVEARQSDAD from the coding sequence ATGTCCTTTCGCTTCCAGGTAGAAGCCACGTGCGGGGCCGCGCGCGCCGGCCGTTTTGTAACGCCTCATGGCGAGGTGGAAACGCCTGTCTTTATGCCTGTCGGCACGCTCGCGACAGTGAAGGCCGTGCCCCAGGACGTACTTGAGGAACTCGGCGTACAGATCCTGCTGAACAACACTTATCATCTCTATCTGCGACCGGGAGTGGAGCAGGTTCGGAAGCTCGGCGGGACGCACAAGTTCATGTCGTGGGATCGCTCGATTTTGACTGACTCCGGCGGCTTCCAGGTATTCAGCCTGAGTGAGCTTCGCAAGATCAGTGAAGACGGAGTGGCTTTCCGCTCGCACCTGGACGGCTCATCACACTTCTTCAGCCCGGAAAGTTCTATTGCGGCCGAGATCGGATTGGGCGCCGACATCATCATGGCGTTCGACGAATGTACGGAGTATCCGGCGGATCGTGCGCGGGCACGGCACTCGATGGAGATGACGTCGCGCTGGGCGCGTCGCAGCAAAGACTACTTCGAAGCACACAAGCACGAGGTCCCGTGGTTTGAAGAGAAGGCGCTTGAGCACGGCTCCACGCAGGAGCAGGCACTATTCGGAATTGTGCAGGGCGGAATGTACACGGATCTCAGGCGCGAGTCGGCCGAGCGAACCGTCGCCATGGATTTTCCGGGATACGCTATTGGCGGCCTCAGCGTCGGTGAGCCGCGTGAACAAACGTGGGATGTGGTCAACGCCACGATTCCGCTGTTGCCGTCCGACAAGCCGCGCTATGTGATGGGCGTGGGCACGCCGGAAGAAATCGTTCAATATGCGTCCATGGGTGTGGACATGATGGATTGCGTTCTGCCGACGCGCGCAGCGCGGCATGGATTGCTATTTACGTCCGAGGGCAAGGTCAATATCAAGAACTCGCGCTTTGCGCTGGACCAAGGGCCAATCGATCCGAATTGCGAATGCAAAGTTTGCCGGCGCTACACGCGAGCGTACCTTCGCCACCTGTACGCTTCGAACGAGTCTCTGGCCCAAGTGCTAAACACCGTGCACAACCTTGCCTATTACCTTGACACTATGCGCCGGGTGCGGCAATCTATCCTACTTGGGGAGTTTGCAAGTTCCCGTTCTGCTGTTGAAGCGCGGCAGTCAGATGCTGATTAA
- the yajC gene encoding preprotein translocase subunit YajC, with protein sequence MTSYYAMLMQQSGSGGGLMMWLPFIFIFAIFYFLMIMPQQKRQKKWQQMLSNLKNGDKITTSGGLRGTIIALRDDSVHLRVPPDNIKVEVTRSSIVSVAQDEVIKSQ encoded by the coding sequence ATGACAAGTTACTACGCAATGCTGATGCAGCAATCGGGAAGCGGGGGCGGGCTGATGATGTGGCTTCCGTTCATTTTCATTTTCGCCATCTTCTATTTCCTGATGATCATGCCTCAGCAGAAGCGACAGAAGAAGTGGCAGCAAATGCTGAGCAATCTGAAGAACGGTGACAAAATTACGACCAGCGGCGGGCTGCGCGGTACGATCATCGCGCTCCGGGACGACTCGGTGCACCTGCGGGTGCCGCCGGATAATATCAAGGTCGAAGTAACCCGGTCCTCCATTGTTTCGGTTGCACAAGACGAAGTTATCAAGTCTCAGTAG
- the secD gene encoding protein translocase subunit SecD, with amino-acid sequence MKKNLLWKTVFIVVVLLVFVYGIFVGRDPARSLSAIKQNGLVAGLQQSIHLGLDLKGGTHLILQVMVNDAVNADSDQAIQRLKEDLKQANVPFGDITKGDPANAPDRIAIKGVPPESSGELRRVVQERLQEYDLTSGTENSWTLAMKPNVMSDLKNRAVTQAIETIRNRIDQLGVSEPTIQEHGLGEHQILVQLPGVDDPARVKEIMQSTAMLEIRQSLGGPYSSEQDAMSAHNGVLPPDTVLVKGRSSRGGSQEGPQDVYYLLSRASAVTGRDLRSAQPGRDENGRPDVMFNLTGEGGRRFGAFTGAHVGDALAIVLDNKVQEVANIQEQIRDQGRISGSFTEQQAQDLAMVLRSGALPAGIRYLEERTVGPSLGADSIRQGVRAALYGMIAVMVFMLIYYRGAGINANLGLVLNLVILLGFLGFTGATLTLPGIAGVILTVGMGVDSNVLIFERIREELRNGKTPPSAVEQGFAHAWLTIIDTHVTTIVSAAILFIFGTGPVRGFAVTLTFGLLANLFTAVFVSRVIFDSIVNRHQRGEALSI; translated from the coding sequence ATGAAGAAGAACCTGCTCTGGAAAACAGTATTCATCGTTGTAGTTTTGCTGGTCTTTGTGTACGGCATTTTTGTCGGCAGAGACCCTGCGCGCAGCCTCAGTGCCATCAAGCAAAACGGCCTGGTTGCAGGGCTCCAGCAGAGTATTCATCTCGGACTGGATCTGAAGGGTGGAACGCACCTTATCCTGCAGGTCATGGTCAATGACGCCGTCAACGCCGACAGCGATCAGGCTATCCAGCGACTCAAGGAAGACCTGAAGCAGGCGAACGTTCCCTTTGGCGATATCACCAAGGGGGATCCGGCAAATGCTCCCGATCGCATAGCGATCAAAGGCGTTCCCCCAGAGTCCTCGGGCGAGCTGCGCCGTGTCGTACAGGAGCGCCTGCAGGAATACGATCTGACTTCCGGCACCGAGAATAGCTGGACCTTGGCCATGAAGCCGAACGTGATGAGCGATCTTAAGAATCGCGCGGTCACGCAGGCCATCGAGACCATCCGAAATCGAATTGATCAGCTTGGCGTCAGCGAGCCGACCATCCAGGAGCACGGATTGGGCGAGCACCAGATTTTGGTGCAACTCCCCGGCGTGGATGACCCCGCGCGCGTGAAAGAGATTATGCAGTCCACGGCGATGCTGGAAATCCGGCAATCGTTGGGAGGTCCGTATTCGAGCGAGCAGGATGCGATGTCGGCACACAATGGCGTCCTTCCCCCCGACACCGTCCTGGTGAAGGGGCGCAGCTCTCGTGGCGGCTCGCAAGAAGGTCCGCAGGACGTGTATTACCTGCTTTCGCGCGCTTCCGCGGTGACCGGACGCGACCTGCGTTCTGCTCAGCCCGGACGTGACGAGAATGGTCGTCCCGACGTCATGTTCAACCTGACCGGAGAAGGTGGCCGGCGCTTTGGTGCGTTCACGGGCGCGCACGTAGGCGATGCGCTCGCCATCGTGCTCGACAACAAGGTGCAGGAAGTCGCGAACATCCAGGAACAGATTCGCGATCAGGGTCGCATCTCTGGCAGCTTCACCGAGCAGCAGGCACAGGATCTCGCGATGGTGTTGAGATCCGGCGCACTGCCGGCCGGTATTCGCTACCTGGAAGAGCGCACGGTTGGTCCGTCGCTCGGCGCTGACTCGATTCGGCAAGGTGTGCGTGCCGCTCTGTACGGCATGATCGCCGTCATGGTGTTCATGCTGATCTACTATCGCGGTGCCGGCATCAATGCCAATTTGGGCCTGGTTCTGAACCTCGTGATCCTGCTCGGATTTCTCGGCTTCACCGGCGCGACGCTGACGCTTCCGGGAATCGCGGGAGTGATCCTGACGGTAGGCATGGGCGTGGACTCGAACGTTCTCATCTTCGAACGCATTCGCGAGGAACTGAGGAACGGCAAGACGCCGCCCAGCGCAGTGGAGCAGGGATTTGCGCACGCATGGTTGACGATCATCGACACGCACGTGACGACGATCGTATCGGCGGCCATCCTGTTTATCTTCGGCACCGGTCCGGTTCGTGGTTTCGCCGTAACGTTGACCTTCGGTCTTCTGGCGAACCTGTTCACCGCGGTCTTTGTGTCGCGCGTGATCTTCGACAGCATCGTGAACCGTCACCAACGCGGTGAGGCTCTGAGCATTTAA
- the secF gene encoding protein translocase subunit SecF has protein sequence MELFRNPNIDFLSKKWVFVSLSLALMLVSIASMGIRYAKTGSILPWGVDFKGGTLVYVKFTSTPNEDHIRAAMDRAGLRNARIQRYGLAANNEVLIALEQKETTEQALDQGKNQIIKALDTNTPEGKLDLNNIGYSSLHRYLLEKDPMRAGTNAEQTYSELARTIVDYRDKTRGGVLNSVGDIAGVVPAQVTQLLQADFFTSGFGVRNVEIVGPQVGAQLRKQALLATLYAMLGMLAYLWFRFELIYGVAAVAAVFHDTIITLGAFSLLNMDISLTVIAAILTLVGYSMNDTIVVFDRIRENVKTLRREKLGNIVNQSINQTLSRTVLTSGLTFLTVLSLFLFGGEVLRGFSLALVIGMLIGSYSSIFVASPMLVAYQEWRAGRSGRAGKPTPPERRERAKAKA, from the coding sequence GTGGAGTTATTTCGCAACCCGAATATCGATTTCCTTAGCAAGAAGTGGGTCTTTGTTTCCCTGTCGCTCGCTCTCATGCTCGTCAGTATCGCCTCGATGGGCATTCGATACGCAAAGACCGGATCGATTCTTCCATGGGGCGTGGATTTCAAGGGCGGCACGCTGGTTTATGTAAAGTTCACCAGTACTCCGAACGAAGACCATATCCGCGCGGCTATGGATCGCGCCGGTCTCCGGAATGCCCGCATTCAGCGCTATGGCCTCGCCGCAAACAACGAAGTGCTGATCGCTCTCGAGCAGAAGGAAACCACGGAGCAGGCGCTAGACCAGGGCAAGAACCAGATCATCAAGGCCCTTGACACGAATACACCGGAAGGCAAGCTGGACCTTAACAACATAGGTTACAGCAGTTTGCACCGGTACCTGCTTGAGAAGGATCCAATGCGCGCCGGCACGAACGCCGAGCAGACTTATAGCGAGTTAGCCCGCACCATCGTTGACTACCGTGACAAGACTCGCGGTGGCGTCCTGAACTCAGTGGGCGATATCGCGGGCGTGGTTCCTGCCCAGGTTACGCAGCTACTTCAGGCCGACTTCTTCACGTCGGGATTTGGCGTCAGAAACGTCGAGATCGTTGGCCCGCAAGTCGGAGCGCAGCTCAGAAAACAGGCCCTGCTCGCGACCCTCTACGCGATGCTGGGCATGCTCGCGTACCTGTGGTTCCGCTTCGAGTTGATTTACGGTGTGGCCGCGGTGGCAGCCGTTTTCCACGACACCATCATCACCTTGGGCGCGTTTTCGTTGCTGAATATGGACATCTCGCTGACGGTGATCGCCGCGATCCTTACGTTGGTCGGCTACTCGATGAACGACACGATTGTCGTATTCGACCGTATCCGTGAAAACGTGAAGACGCTACGACGCGAGAAGCTGGGGAACATCGTCAACCAAAGCATTAACCAGACGTTGAGCCGAACCGTCCTGACCTCCGGCCTGACGTTCCTGACCGTGCTTTCCTTGTTCCTGTTCGGGGGTGAGGTGCTGCGGGGCTTTTCTCTCGCCCTCGTTATCGGCATGCTGATTGGTTCGTATTCCTCAATCTTTGTTGCCTCGCCGATGCTTGTGGCTTACCAGGAGTGGCGCGCCGGGCGTAGCGGCCGAGCGGGTAAGCCAACGCCTCCGGAACGTCGCGAGCGCGCGAAGGCGAAGGCATAG
- a CDS encoding energy transducer TonB has protein sequence MFEDSLLESGGRMTKRSPWTTLLSFMLQVLLIGVLVLIPLIYTEALPKQQLMTFLVAPPPPPPPPPPPAASAPVVRAVKVQSEISDGQLRTPTAIPKKIAMIKEEEAPPPSSGMGGVVGGVPGGVPGGQLGGVIGGIISSTTPVAVPKIAAPERVRVSQGVSEGLLIHKITPTYPPLARQARIQGSVVLQALISKDGSIQNLRAVSGHPMLTPAAIDAVKQWRYKPYYLNGSPVEVETQVTVNFTLAGG, from the coding sequence ATGTTTGAAGATAGCCTTCTGGAATCGGGCGGAAGAATGACCAAGAGGAGCCCTTGGACGACGCTGCTGTCGTTCATGCTTCAGGTGCTCCTGATCGGCGTTCTGGTCCTCATCCCCCTGATCTATACCGAAGCACTTCCAAAGCAGCAGTTGATGACGTTCCTGGTGGCCCCGCCGCCGCCGCCGCCGCCGCCTCCGCCTCCGGCGGCCAGCGCGCCGGTTGTCCGGGCCGTCAAGGTTCAGAGCGAAATCAGCGACGGACAGTTGCGAACCCCGACCGCGATTCCTAAAAAGATCGCGATGATTAAAGAAGAGGAAGCCCCGCCGCCGAGCAGCGGTATGGGCGGTGTCGTTGGCGGTGTCCCGGGTGGTGTCCCGGGTGGCCAGTTGGGTGGCGTGATCGGCGGTATCATCTCGTCAACAACGCCCGTTGCCGTCCCCAAGATTGCGGCTCCGGAGCGCGTCCGCGTTTCGCAGGGCGTTTCGGAAGGTTTGCTGATCCACAAGATCACGCCGACGTATCCGCCACTGGCGCGTCAGGCCCGGATTCAGGGATCGGTGGTGCTCCAGGCTCTCATCAGCAAAGACGGCAGCATTCAAAACCTCCGTGCAGTGTCTGGGCATCCTATGCTGACGCCCGCAGCGATCGATGCTGTGAAGCAGTGGCGTTACAAGCCCTACTATCTGAACGGCTCCCCGGTTGAGGTGGAGACGCAGGTAACTGTGAACTTCACGCTCGCTGGCGGTTAA